Genomic segment of Burkholderia pyrrocinia:
CCGAATTGCTTGCCGACGCCAAGACCATCAAGGAAAAAGGGATAGCGAAGTTTCCGATTGCTCTACCACTCTCGGCTACGGAAGGCACCGCGACGGCCTGGTACCTGCTGACCAAGGCCTTTGGCGGGGACCTCTTCGATAACGATCTGAAGCCGTCATTCACGTCGCCGGACTCTGCCGGCTACAAAGCCCTGGCATGGGAAATCGGCGCGCTCAAGGCAGGGCTTGTCGATCCCGCGTCGACCGGCCTGAAGGACGTCGAGGTTCAGGAGCTCTTCAAAAACGGGCAGGCGAGCTTTGACGTTGCGGGTTGGGCCGGAAATCTCTCCGTCTACACGGATCCGTCGAAGTCGAAGGTGGCGAAAGCAGCCGAAGGCGCGCTTATGCCGACGGTGTCCGGAAAGACGCGAACGTTCGGGTTGCCGGAGGCTGTCGGCATTCCTGCGGCATCTACGCACAAGAAAGCGGCTGAAGTCTTCATTCGCTGGTTCGTCGCGCCCGAGAACCAGATGGAAAGCTATACGGCTCTCGGAAACTTGCCGACCCGGACCAGTGTACTGAAATCGCTCCAGGAAAGCGGCAAGCTCGCCAGCGGAAAGGCACTTCTTGCCCAGGCCGCCGTCGTCGAACCGCTTTTCAAACAGGGAACGCCCGGATGGTATCCGCAGTTCAGCAGCGCGGTTTCCACCGCGATCAATCAAGCCGCGAAAGGGCAGCTCACTATCGATGCCGCCATCAAGCAAATTGCTGCTCAAACGACTGAAGCCCAAAAGCAGTGAGCTGATCGCTTAGGAAAAGAGCCATGACCTCCGAAGTCGCAACCTCCGAGACCGTCCCATTTCAGGTTGACAAGCGTTCGACCTTCAACGGCGAATGCTGGTTGGGTTTAGCCTTCGCGGCGCCCATCGTCCTCATCATGGGATTACTGGTCTTCGGTCCCGTTTTAGTCACTCTGTGGGATAGCTTGCACAGGGTCGACCCCATGCGGCCTGGAACGCCGTTCATCGGCTTCGCGAATTACTGGGCATTGATGAGCGATCCCCGCGTGCAGCATGCGTGGGTAAATACGATGGAATATGTCGTATTTGCGGTCGTTCTGGAAACGGTCGGAGGTCTGGCTGCAGCTTTATTGCTGAACAGGATTACCTGGGGCCGACGTTGGCTGCTGGCCGCCGTGGTTCTGCCGTGGGCGTTGCCGCCGGTTGTCAACGCGATCGTGTGGGCGTGGATCTACAACCCGAGCTATGGCCTCCTCAACGGTGCCCTGCAATCCGCCGGACTGATCGGTTCGTATCACGTCTGGTTCAACGACCGCACTACAGCATTGCTGCTTGTGGCACTGGTCCACGTCTGGCGCATGCTGCCGCTGACAGCGGTCATCTTGCTCGCGGCATTGCAGAGTATCCCCGCGGAACTTTATCAGGCGGCTCGTCTCGATGGCGCAGGTCCGATTCGCATGTTTTCCAAAGTGACCCTGCCGCTGATTTCGGGTGGACTCGCTATCGCGCTGAGTCAATCGACGGTTTTCGCATTCAATCTGTTCGACGAGGCATGGATCCTGAATGGATCAAGCCTGGACACTCGCCCGGTGCTTGTTCAGGTCTACATGTCCGCTTTTCAGGACCTTCGATTTTCATACGGTATGGCGCTGTCGGTTCTCGTCATGTTTGCCTCCCTGTTGATCTCGCTTGTCTATGTTTTACGCGTCTATCGCGAAACGAGGTACGACTGATGCGCGGCTCATTCCTTTCCCGCGTCGGCTTGCTGATTTGCGCGACTGCTTTGTTGATATGGTCGCTGGGGCCGGTGTATTGGGCGCTTGTCACAAGCTTTACGGCGCCGACGGACCTGATATCGGCGTCGCCGCACTTCTTTCCGCCGCATGTGACGTTCGAGCACTATCGCGAACTTCTTGGAGCAACCAGTTCGTTTCAGGGAAGCGCGGTGCAATCCGTATGGCCGCAGTTCAGTCGGGCGCTTGTCAATAGTCTGGTTACGTCCCTCCTGGCAACGGTCGTAACCGTCGCGCTTGCTGCGATTGGGGCTTACGCGTTTGTTCGTCTCAAGTTCCCTGGCCGGAATGTCATTTTCGTCATGGTGGTCGCGTCTCTGGCTATTCCGGCCTATACGGTCATGATTCCGCTTTACAGGCTCATGGTGTCGTTGAAGCTTATCGATACCTACTTCGGCGTCACGATGATTTATGTGTCAGCGTTTCTGCCGCTTGCGCTATGGCTGATGCGAAGCGTGTACCAGTCGCTGCCGTTGTCGTTGGAGGAGGCAGCGTGGATGGACGGCGCAGGTCGTACCTACACGCTGTTCAAGATCGTCCTTCCGCTGGCTGCGCCGGGATTGATAGCCAGTGCGATTCTCACGTTCCTGAGTGCCTGGGGGCAGTTCATGATTCCGCTGGTTTTTTCGCCGACCCTGGCGACCAAGCCCCTGACCGTCCTCATTCCGGAATTTGTCAGTCGCAACTATGTCGACTACGGGCTGATGAATGCGGCCGGCATGCTCGCCATCATTCCCCCGATCATCGTTGTGCTTTTTTTGAACCGCTTCCTTGTTCAGGGCCTCATGGCCGGATCAGGCAAGTAGCGTCTCTTTGCAAAAAGGAATTAACCAATGAATGTGACCGAACGCGTTATCCAGGAGCAATTTCAGTTCTGGCCGGCGGCACTCGCCACGCCGTCTCTTGAACCGACCGCTTGCAAGTACGTGATCGTCGGCTGCGGCACTTCGTATCATCTCGCTCAAAGTATCGCCGCCTCGCTCAGTCTTCGCGGGTCGAGTGCGATCGCCGTGCCCGGAGGGGAGTGGGCGCGGCGCCGGCGCGCCTATGTTGCGAGCGATGCGAATGTTCACGTCATTGCGTTGTCGCGAAGTGGCGAGTCGACCGAGACGGTACAGGCGCTTGAAGTCAGCCGGGCCGCTGGTCTCGAGACGACCGCGATCACGTGCGAAGCCGACAGCAGCATTACCCGTCATGCAGACTCGGTCGTCTTTGCAAAGACCCATCCGGGCGAAGGCATCGTGATGACGTCATCGGCGAGCCTGATGTTGATAATGGGCTTGCGTCTGGCGGGCGTGGCGCTCGAAGGCAGCGTCGTGAACGATGCCGTGGCGACGATGGGAAAACTTGACAAGGCTCTTCCCGGTGCCTTGGCGGGACGATCCCACTTCGTCTATCTGGGTGCGGGCCCGATGTATGGAATTGCAGGTGAAGGCGGCATCAAAATACAAGAGATGAGTCTGAGCTATGCCCATACCTATCACACGATGGAGTACCGGCACGGGCCTGTCAGCCTTGTGGACGAGAAAACGCTGGCCGTTCTGCTTTACAGCCCGGACACTCGTGACGAGGAAGCGAAGCTGGCAGCGGAGTTGATTGAGAAAGGGGCGATGGTCCTGGGTTTCGGCGGACCGGGAAGTGTAGAAATCGAACTCCCGGGGGCGGACGAAAGCCGGGCAATCATGGTGCTTCCCGCCCTGCAGATTCTGGGTGAGCGAGTCGCCGAACTGCGCGGCCTCGACACAACCGCTCCGCGTCATTTGAACAAGGTCGTCACGCTATAACGCCTGACAAGGGTCGTGTGCT
This window contains:
- a CDS encoding extracellular solute-binding protein produces the protein MKRKMHMAAIATIVLCAALPVGAQAAVPLTGETVTVLLPPWATLPKGMTDRFTAQTGIRLSLQTLGWDEIRTKIITASIAGSPPADVTEIDWSWVGQFGSSGWYAPLNASVDAATAKDLPATSIFTYDKKLIGVPYNNDFRLLIFNREQLSAAGIAQPPKTLAELLADAKTIKEKGIAKFPIALPLSATEGTATAWYLLTKAFGGDLFDNDLKPSFTSPDSAGYKALAWEIGALKAGLVDPASTGLKDVEVQELFKNGQASFDVAGWAGNLSVYTDPSKSKVAKAAEGALMPTVSGKTRTFGLPEAVGIPAASTHKKAAEVFIRWFVAPENQMESYTALGNLPTRTSVLKSLQESGKLASGKALLAQAAVVEPLFKQGTPGWYPQFSSAVSTAINQAAKGQLTIDAAIKQIAAQTTEAQKQ
- a CDS encoding carbohydrate ABC transporter permease, coding for MTSEVATSETVPFQVDKRSTFNGECWLGLAFAAPIVLIMGLLVFGPVLVTLWDSLHRVDPMRPGTPFIGFANYWALMSDPRVQHAWVNTMEYVVFAVVLETVGGLAAALLLNRITWGRRWLLAAVVLPWALPPVVNAIVWAWIYNPSYGLLNGALQSAGLIGSYHVWFNDRTTALLLVALVHVWRMLPLTAVILLAALQSIPAELYQAARLDGAGPIRMFSKVTLPLISGGLAIALSQSTVFAFNLFDEAWILNGSSLDTRPVLVQVYMSAFQDLRFSYGMALSVLVMFASLLISLVYVLRVYRETRYD
- a CDS encoding SIS domain-containing protein gives rise to the protein MNVTERVIQEQFQFWPAALATPSLEPTACKYVIVGCGTSYHLAQSIAASLSLRGSSAIAVPGGEWARRRRAYVASDANVHVIALSRSGESTETVQALEVSRAAGLETTAITCEADSSITRHADSVVFAKTHPGEGIVMTSSASLMLIMGLRLAGVALEGSVVNDAVATMGKLDKALPGALAGRSHFVYLGAGPMYGIAGEGGIKIQEMSLSYAHTYHTMEYRHGPVSLVDEKTLAVLLYSPDTRDEEAKLAAELIEKGAMVLGFGGPGSVEIELPGADESRAIMVLPALQILGERVAELRGLDTTAPRHLNKVVTL
- a CDS encoding carbohydrate ABC transporter permease, which encodes MRGSFLSRVGLLICATALLIWSLGPVYWALVTSFTAPTDLISASPHFFPPHVTFEHYRELLGATSSFQGSAVQSVWPQFSRALVNSLVTSLLATVVTVALAAIGAYAFVRLKFPGRNVIFVMVVASLAIPAYTVMIPLYRLMVSLKLIDTYFGVTMIYVSAFLPLALWLMRSVYQSLPLSLEEAAWMDGAGRTYTLFKIVLPLAAPGLIASAILTFLSAWGQFMIPLVFSPTLATKPLTVLIPEFVSRNYVDYGLMNAAGMLAIIPPIIVVLFLNRFLVQGLMAGSGK